Proteins encoded within one genomic window of Amorphoplanes friuliensis DSM 7358:
- a CDS encoding alpha/beta hydrolase, which yields MIARFMVLVTVAAGVTAVAPPASARPAPIDWRPCAADKDAQCADLTLPVDWSEPSGATFTLAVARRAAPESTRIGTLIFGPGGPGDSGVRRVVTGQSRFSDELRSRFDIVSFDPRGVGGSNPIKCPTKVPAPAVLKDQAEFDATRKANREFWDACRVLTGPVFDHADTGSTVRDLDALRAALGERSLTFHGSSYGTLLGELYAERYPGRVRAMVLESVVDHSQDTRGFLTTQAWALQDSFDAFVAWCDTTEACVLHGEDVRSIWAQQMARADDGTLGVSAFELAANAHDALRKPNYPALATFIDGLRDGGTASPASQRPVQAVFCADWSLPVRNYREYQRLLRAAAAEAPDVRLPAATFGLSDCLGWPKPVASPQHVLHVRTRTPLLLINARHDPATGYNWATEVARQLGRHGVLLTYAGAGHGSYGSTCMRSAVDAYLISAALPAPGTVCPAA from the coding sequence ATGATTGCCCGTTTTATGGTGCTCGTTACGGTGGCCGCGGGGGTCACCGCCGTGGCGCCACCGGCGTCCGCCCGTCCTGCCCCGATCGACTGGCGGCCCTGTGCGGCCGACAAGGACGCCCAGTGTGCCGACCTCACGCTGCCCGTCGACTGGTCCGAGCCGTCGGGTGCAACCTTCACCCTGGCCGTCGCCCGGCGTGCCGCCCCGGAGTCCACCCGGATCGGCACGCTGATCTTCGGTCCCGGCGGGCCGGGCGACTCCGGCGTCAGACGAGTCGTGACCGGACAGTCGCGGTTCAGCGACGAGCTGCGCAGCCGCTTCGACATCGTCAGCTTCGACCCGCGGGGTGTGGGCGGCAGTAATCCGATCAAGTGCCCCACGAAGGTGCCGGCCCCGGCCGTCCTGAAGGACCAGGCCGAGTTCGACGCGACCAGGAAGGCCAACCGGGAGTTCTGGGACGCCTGCCGGGTCCTGACCGGGCCGGTGTTCGACCACGCCGACACCGGCAGCACGGTCCGTGACCTCGACGCGCTGCGCGCCGCGCTCGGTGAGCGGTCGTTGACCTTCCACGGCTCGTCCTACGGCACGCTGCTCGGTGAGCTCTACGCCGAGCGCTACCCGGGACGGGTCCGGGCGATGGTCCTGGAGAGCGTCGTCGACCACAGCCAGGACACCCGCGGCTTCCTGACAACTCAGGCGTGGGCACTCCAGGACTCGTTCGACGCGTTCGTCGCGTGGTGCGACACCACCGAAGCCTGCGTGCTGCACGGCGAGGACGTCCGGTCGATCTGGGCGCAGCAGATGGCCCGTGCGGACGACGGCACCCTCGGTGTATCGGCGTTCGAGCTGGCCGCGAACGCGCACGACGCCCTTCGCAAGCCGAACTATCCGGCCCTGGCCACCTTCATCGACGGCCTGCGGGACGGCGGTACGGCGTCACCCGCGTCGCAGCGACCGGTCCAGGCGGTCTTCTGCGCGGACTGGTCGCTGCCGGTCCGCAACTACCGCGAGTACCAGCGTCTGCTGCGTGCTGCGGCCGCCGAGGCACCGGACGTGCGCCTGCCGGCGGCGACGTTCGGGCTGTCGGACTGTCTGGGCTGGCCGAAACCGGTGGCGAGTCCCCAGCATGTCCTGCACGTCCGTACCCGGACACCGCTCCTGCTGATCAACGCCCGGCACGATCCGGCGACCGGCTACAACTGGGCCACCGAGGTCGCGCGGCAGCTGGGCCGGCACGGGGTGCTGCTGACGTACGCCGGTGCCGGGCACGGGTCGTACGGCTCGACCTGCATGAGGAGTGCCGTCGACGCCTACTTGATCTCGGCGGCGCTCCCGGCGCCGGGGACGGTGTGCCCGGCGGCCTGA
- a CDS encoding SpoIIE family protein phosphatase, producing MGDEQDVVTSAAEQMPFIVILCEGPDLRLAWINDATRALIPDRDAVGRTLAEVFADLSGQQWIDMYSTVYRTGEAIAGAEWRAHLTNPDGSIHEIYSNFSISPWRDARGEIRGVIGAGFDVTEIVTARITAERETAQLQERYEQTRDVVTALQRELLPRGLPVLPGLQVAATYLLADTHRSAGGDWFDAVVRPDGTVALVVGDVVGHGVTASGAMGQLRAVLQDRLDSGADLVEALTAADRFARRLPAARATTVCVAVLDPADGSLEYCTAGHPPPLVVSDTGGTRYLRSTGGGPLGTGDVGEFPVRSDRLEVGDLLLLYSDGILERPGRDPAASIEDLARVAASAATGRALHAPDATAADRVCTQTVELLVRATGHDDDITLLAAQRVTPSADLDLVLPAELTSLRASRIALADWLAGVGATDDDIFVLQHALGELTTNAIEHAFGGELGHAAVEVCVTLTPEGQISARVTDHGTWREPARQTLRGRGLALTAQLVTRLTVVPGEHGTVATVLHTLTRPARTPELTDGRPPHIALGEPLRLEDVPGSGDAAVRVEGPVDATTAAHLQQDLLQRTRGGHLPLSVDLTGVTHLASAGVAALHYVADRHRREGTELDLHARRGSVAQHVLELVALPHRVDQAAGHTVPGAGSAAEIK from the coding sequence ATGGGCGACGAGCAGGACGTGGTCACCTCGGCCGCCGAACAGATGCCCTTCATCGTCATCCTGTGCGAGGGTCCCGACCTGCGGCTCGCCTGGATCAACGACGCCACCCGGGCCCTGATCCCGGATCGCGACGCGGTCGGGCGCACCCTGGCTGAGGTTTTCGCCGACCTCAGCGGCCAGCAGTGGATCGACATGTACAGCACCGTCTACCGCACGGGCGAGGCGATCGCCGGCGCGGAGTGGCGGGCCCACCTGACCAACCCGGACGGGTCGATCCACGAGATCTACTCCAACTTCAGCATCAGCCCGTGGCGGGACGCACGGGGTGAGATCCGCGGTGTCATCGGCGCCGGCTTCGACGTGACCGAGATCGTGACCGCCCGGATCACCGCCGAGCGCGAGACCGCCCAGCTCCAGGAACGCTACGAGCAGACCCGGGACGTCGTCACCGCCCTGCAGCGTGAGCTGCTCCCCCGAGGGCTGCCGGTGCTGCCGGGGCTCCAGGTCGCCGCCACCTACCTGCTCGCGGACACCCACCGTTCGGCCGGAGGCGACTGGTTCGACGCCGTCGTGCGGCCCGACGGCACGGTCGCCCTGGTCGTCGGTGACGTCGTCGGTCATGGCGTCACCGCCTCCGGCGCGATGGGTCAGCTCCGTGCGGTTCTGCAGGACCGGCTCGACAGTGGCGCAGACCTCGTGGAGGCCCTCACCGCCGCCGACCGCTTCGCCCGGCGGCTGCCCGCGGCCCGCGCGACCACGGTCTGCGTGGCCGTTCTCGATCCCGCCGACGGATCCCTGGAGTACTGCACGGCCGGGCACCCGCCGCCGCTGGTCGTCTCGGACACCGGCGGGACGCGCTATCTGCGCAGCACCGGCGGCGGTCCGCTGGGCACCGGCGACGTGGGCGAGTTCCCGGTCCGCTCCGACCGGCTCGAAGTCGGTGACCTGCTGCTGCTCTACAGCGACGGCATCCTCGAACGCCCCGGCCGGGACCCGGCAGCGAGCATCGAGGACCTGGCCCGGGTGGCCGCGTCCGCCGCCACCGGGCGGGCGCTGCACGCACCGGACGCCACCGCCGCCGACCGTGTCTGCACGCAGACCGTCGAGCTCCTGGTCCGCGCCACCGGGCACGACGACGACATCACGCTGCTGGCTGCCCAGCGGGTCACCCCCTCGGCCGACCTCGACCTGGTGCTCCCCGCCGAGCTCACCTCGCTGCGCGCCTCGCGGATCGCCCTCGCCGACTGGCTGGCCGGGGTCGGCGCGACCGACGACGACATCTTCGTGCTGCAGCACGCCCTGGGCGAGCTGACGACCAACGCGATCGAGCACGCCTTCGGCGGCGAGCTCGGGCACGCGGCGGTCGAGGTGTGCGTCACGCTGACACCCGAGGGCCAGATCAGCGCCCGGGTCACCGACCACGGCACCTGGCGCGAACCGGCCCGGCAGACCCTGCGCGGGCGCGGGCTCGCGCTCACCGCCCAGCTCGTGACCCGCTTGACGGTGGTGCCGGGCGAGCACGGCACGGTCGCGACGGTGCTGCACACGCTGACCCGGCCCGCCCGGACCCCGGAGCTGACCGACGGGCGCCCACCGCACATCGCCCTGGGCGAGCCTCTGCGTCTCGAGGACGTGCCCGGCTCGGGCGACGCCGCCGTCCGCGTCGAGGGCCCGGTCGACGCGACCACCGCCGCCCACCTGCAGCAGGATCTGCTGCAGCGCACCCGCGGCGGCCACCTGCCGCTGAGCGTCGACCTCACCGGCGTCACCCACCTGGCCAGCGCCGGGGTGGCCGCGTTGCACTACGTGGCCGACCGCCACCGCCGTGAGGGCACCGAACTCGACCTGCACGCGCGGCGGGGCAGCGTCGCCCAGCACGTGCTCGAGCTGGTCGCGCTGCCCCACCGCGTCGATCAGGCCGCCGGGCACACCGTCCCCGGCGCCGGGAGCGCCGCCGAGATCAAGTAG
- a CDS encoding GTP cyclohydrolase II, whose translation MTEALGLGTIPKATVRTRVTVPLRFADGYSTTARVLTFDGLVDGKEHLALGLGDWERAVQATPLVRPHSECLTGDVFGSQRCDCGPQLREAVERITDTGGLLLYLRQEGRGIGLYAKLDAYALQEAGLDTYEANVALGRGEDERDYTAAAQMLLALGAGRIRLLSNNPDKAAQLEARGVRIAERIPTGVHLSSANLRYLATKATHTSHTLDLPGL comes from the coding sequence ATGACCGAGGCGCTGGGCCTGGGGACGATTCCGAAAGCCACGGTACGCACCCGCGTCACCGTCCCGCTGCGCTTCGCCGACGGCTACTCGACGACCGCGCGGGTGCTCACCTTCGACGGGCTCGTCGACGGCAAGGAACACCTCGCGCTGGGCCTCGGCGACTGGGAACGCGCCGTGCAGGCCACGCCGCTCGTCCGCCCGCACAGCGAGTGCCTGACCGGCGACGTGTTCGGGAGCCAGCGCTGCGACTGCGGCCCGCAGCTGCGCGAGGCGGTCGAGCGCATCACCGACACCGGTGGCCTGCTCCTCTACCTGCGCCAGGAGGGCCGCGGCATCGGCCTGTACGCGAAGCTCGACGCGTACGCGCTCCAGGAGGCCGGGCTGGACACGTACGAGGCGAACGTCGCGCTCGGCCGCGGCGAGGACGAGCGCGACTACACCGCCGCGGCGCAGATGCTGCTGGCGCTGGGCGCGGGCCGCATCCGCCTGCTCAGCAACAACCCCGACAAGGCGGCCCAGCTCGAGGCCCGCGGCGTGCGGATCGCCGAGCGGATCCCGACGGGTGTGCATCTCTCCTCGGCCAACCTGCGCTACCTGGCCACGAAGGCGACACACACCTCGCACACCCTGGACCTGCCCGGCCTCTGA